The window CTATAGGAGAGGCAATGCAGGGAAGGAGGAACCTCATAGACGTAGGACGATGTATCTTCTTTTTCTTGGCGTTAAACAACGGCGTTTCATCAAAGGACAGCTCACGTTCTCCGTAACGGGAAAGATAACGGCCACTGTTGTTATGATGAGCTAGGGCTTTGAGATGCTTGGAGAACAAGTTACGTAGCTCGAGCAATGGCCATCTTTTGAAAACTCCACCTTTTCTTGCCCATAGAAGAGCCATCCTCACAAGACTCCATGCTTTATGCTTTATTGCGGCTCTGCTGGTTTTCTTCTTCCATGAATCCGCCATTGATGGTTGATAGATACTCTGCAAAATATTGATTCTTAGTGCCTTAGTGGTGGTTTGATCTGAGATTTgagatggttttttttttgtttgatgcgtttttttttctgtagtgTTGGTTGGTGCTGGTTCTTGAAATGATTGTGTggtatatatacacacaaaagTGTGCATCGTTTGCTTGCTGTTTGCAATTTGCCCTTTCCccaaaagaagaaatatattaATCCTACGTGATTGGCATTTGCCATTTAGTGCGAAAAGACGAAGCTATTTTtgtctaatttatatattattaaagttagttattgtaattaatttaagaaaattaagtttttaCTCAATAGTACTAAAGTTTCTTAAATTTCATGCTCCTAAATCGTCCATTACAACTttaaaagtgtaaaaaaaatatttattatatctgAAAATTTAGTGTTTTCTGTAGACTTTTAAACAAGGAAAACCTTACAAATAAGTTCAAGTGGGTCACCGCTGTACGCGGACCATATCTTAGCTGTGTTAGCCgttttgtttcataatttacgctttttgtttgtttttatttcttgtcTGTTATGCTTTTTTATTTACTTCCATCCTCTTTAGTATTTTTGTTGCTTACAACCTAATTATTTTGTTTCCAGTCTTGAAATGTGTACATTTAGATATTGCTTTTAAAATGTAGATGTTTATATTATACGATAATGGTGTGCCATTTGTATTAAATAATCGATCGTTTGATAACTTCTAAAACTTCTTGATGCTGCAAAATAAAGAGTTTAGACAAACTATGATTGACTAACCATTTTTTAAGGAATGAACTGCAATTCTGTTTTGAATAAACTAATCACCGAGTAATTCCAAGTCTATGCGTAGCGACTAAGTTGGACAATGCTTTGATAGTGTTACTAATGAAAATTTCTCTGAAACTTGTGAATGTTTTACTAGAAGAAATAATAAATACGTAAAATGGAACTTTCGTTGTTAATCAAATGAAGTGTAAATGGAAGCAATCAGAGATCTAATTAAGCTTAAGAGAGAAGATATTAGTTTAGTTGTCTGTGCCGTTGAATCATGTTGTTGCGGCTGTCTCTCCTTATTGTAGTTTCTAGTTTCCACGAAACCGTGTTCCATTGCCAGATCATGTAACGTGCTTTCTTTGTCAGATCTAAGAAATATATTGATTCAtgtacacatttttttttgtaaaatattctCTCTGCTCTAAGATAGATCatgttttaaagaatttttgatatttcagaatgtataatattttgatattttatattaattttaattttattaaaaactatatGATCAGtgatgttttttaatttttttataattgactggattagttttgatttatttttaatgttaattttagaaaaaatgtaTGCCTTAATTCTTGTATTTTCAATCAAAACAtcatatagttttaaattatcatGTTTTCCCAAATTTTAGAACAACGATAATGACAATAAAAGGTAACAACAATAATGTTCCCCTGTTGTTGtgatcttcttttcttttctgttaCTTGTTCGCTATATCTTCGGTCTAAATCAAAATTggtaataatattaatattttggcCAAAAAATCGACTTTGTTTAGCTTTTATAATCCGTATTCAATATAGGCCGAGTTTGGACTAATATATTTGAGCTTAAATTTAAATGTTtggacagaaaaaaaaaagaaaaaactatgaAATAGGTGAATCCGTAAATTATCTATTTTCTGATCAACAAAATACTTAGATTAAGAGATAGGTTTTAAGATATAAAAGATGGTTTACTGATTAAATGGGCTGCTAAACAACATTTCGAGAGCCCATCAGCAAGACCATTTAGGAAGTGAGGAATGTAAATGAAACGAGAAGACCTAAAAGATGAAGACGGTGAGTAAGCTAAGTCGTCAATATTGGCGAGAACCCCGAAGAGTTCCGATAATCGTCAGCGAGAAAAAATCGTGTGAACGAGTATTTGAGAGTCTGATTTAACACAGATATGGTGATAATTGAGAGAGTCTGCTTGTAGAAGAGCTTCTCGGATCGCTAGGGCTTCGGCCATACATGGCGAGGAGACAAAATCTTGAACACATGATCCTCTTTGGAGCTCCTGCGAAGAGGGGTCGGTGAAGATCCAGGCAGTTTCGTaaataatatactaaaataagcAGAGAGTCGTTAACATCCAAATTCAAAAACCAAAACAAGAACAAAAACTGTGTGGTACTTTcgtaaataaaactaaaataaggGGCAGTTTTGGATTAATAACAATCTCTTCAGAATACATTACACAGTACACACGCGCGCGCTcttatatataaagttataaactcaTAACAAACTCCAAAACCCCATTTTACTTACTCTTCGTCTTCTCGGAATCAAAAAACCCACACCGATCGCTGATTCTTGCGATTTCAATCGATCAAAGGCGACGATGTCTCTCAGACCTGGCGCGAAGACGGAGGCCAGACGGAGCCGGTACAAAGTGGCGGTCGACGCGGAGGAGGGACGGCGGAGGCGAGAGGATCACATGGTCGAGATCAGGAAGAACAAGAGGGAAGAGAATCTGCAGAAGAGGAGACGCGAGGGGATCTCCGCCGCGGCACAAACGGAGCAGGATCTTACTTATGAGAAGAGAGTATGCGTTTGCAATCGATTCGCCTTTTGCTAGGGATCGATTTCGTGGCTTAGTATACTTTGAATTTTGTTCTGGATTTGAAGTTTCTTGcgatgttgatgatgatggtgaacgatgatgatgatgtttcttGAATTGCTATATGGAAGGAATTTGTTTATCGGACTTGATGATAGTTTTTTTATGAtgatgagatgatgatgatgatgatgatgatgacgacggAAGAATCTTG of the Brassica rapa cultivar Chiifu-401-42 chromosome A03, CAAS_Brap_v3.01, whole genome shotgun sequence genome contains:
- the LOC103858774 gene encoding uncharacterized protein LOC103858774, producing MHTFVCIYTTQSFQEPAPTNTTEKKTHQTKKKPSQISDQTTTKALRINILQSIYQPSMADSWKKKTSRAAIKHKAWSLVRMALLWARKGGVFKRWPLLELRNLFSKHLKALAHHNNSGRYLSRYGERELSFDETPLFNAKKKKIHRPTSMRFLLPCIASPIEFDYEFGIDGQDYSDEVISYGYDEPSVEECNRTDKDDEEEEEEEKGVDVRAEEFIAKFYEQIKLQRQISYMKYRE